The genomic segment CATGGCGTCGGCGATGGGCGGGATGGACGTCGAGGAAGTTGCGGAAAAACACCCCGACGCGATCGCGCGCTACCGGATCGACCCGGCGATGGGGTATTCGTCGTTTGTCGGTCGCCGCGTCGCACGCGAAGCCAAATTGCCGAAAGAGATCTGGAATCAGTTCGCATCGCTGCTCGGAAAACTTTACGATGTCTTTTTCAGCTCCGGTGCGATGCTCGTCGAGATCAATCCGCTCGCCATCACAAAAGATGGGAAGCTGATCGCTTCCGACGCAAAAGTGGAGCTCGACGACAACGGACTGATCCGGCGCCCGGAGCTCAATTCATGGAAGACCGAAGCGGAGACGGATCCGCTCAAAGAACGCGCCATCAAAGCCGGACTCGGTGAGAATAATTACGTGCAGCTCGATGGAGACGTCGGGATCATCGGCAACGGCGCCGGCCTGGTGATGGGAACACTGGACGCCGTGAAGCAGGCAGGCGGAAACCCGGCGAACTTCCTCGATATCGGCGGCGGCGCACAAGCCGCGCTCATGCGCGAAGCGGTGAACATCGTCACTTCGAATCCAAAGGTGAAGTCGTTGTTCATCAACATCTTCGGCGGCATCACGCGCGGCGACGAAGTGGCAAAAGGTCTGATCGAAGCGCTCGCAAGCGGCGGTTGGAGCAAGGACAAGCTCGTCATCCGACTGACCGGCACGAATGAAAAGGAAGGCCGCGCGCTGCTCGCCGCAAGCGGCATCACCTCGGTGGAGACCATGAACGAAGGCGCGCGCAAAGCAGTGGCGTTAGCGAAGTCGGCGTAACA from the Candidatus Eremiobacteraceae bacterium genome contains:
- the sucC gene encoding ADP-forming succinate--CoA ligase subunit beta, producing the protein MRLLEYQGKTLFAQAGIPTPPGHVASTVEEAVAIMRANPAPSVVKAQVLIGGRGKAGGIKFCSNADDVVEPATAILGMRIANAQNPEGEVAHRIWIEQRVDIAKELYLSIAVDRASKRPIIMASAMGGMDVEEVAEKHPDAIARYRIDPAMGYSSFVGRRVAREAKLPKEIWNQFASLLGKLYDVFFSSGAMLVEINPLAITKDGKLIASDAKVELDDNGLIRRPELNSWKTEAETDPLKERAIKAGLGENNYVQLDGDVGIIGNGAGLVMGTLDAVKQAGGNPANFLDIGGGAQAALMREAVNIVTSNPKVKSLFINIFGGITRGDEVAKGLIEALASGGWSKDKLVIRLTGTNEKEGRALLAASGITSVETMNEGARKAVALAKSA